The genomic DNA TATCCGTTGCTCATGCATCGTCCATCGTTTACGTAGTTCGAGTAATCGGCTTTTTCAGGAATACCCCGTATGAAATCGCTCCCATAACAAGCAAGGATGCTCCCAGTAAAAATACATTATTAAAGCTTCCGGTTGTATCCAAAATGTATCCGGTTGCAATTGGGGCTAGAGCAGCACCCAGAAAACCGCCAAAGTTTTGGATGGCTCCCAGGGATGCCACCTGCTCCCCCGGAGCAATATCAGCTGCCAATGTCCAAATAACGCCTGAAGGCAACTGGGAAGCAAAGTAACCGACAGAGAGAAGTACAATGCTGACAACTGTACTGTCTATAAAAGGAATCGGCGCTACAGATGCCGCCGCCAAAATGGCACCACCAACAATCGGTATCTTGCGTGAGGTCACAGGAGCAACCCCCTTGCGGATAAAATAGTCGGAAATAAAACCACCAAGCAGTACGCCAATAATGCCGGCAACAAAAGGAATGGATGCAATCCACCCGGTTTCTTTCAGTGTGAAGCCCTGTTCCTTCTCCAGATAGCTTGGCAACCAGGTCAGGTATACCCAGATGGTGAACATGATGCCGAAATTACCGATGATCATAAACCAAGTGCTGGAATTCTTGAAAAGAGAAGACCATTTGGCTGTTGGAGCCTGTGTTTCTGATTGTACCGCATTTGATTTGTCAGCCATATCGTTCTGGGTGATGGCCTGTTTCTCAGCAAAAGTCGGATCACGGTAGACTTTCAGCCAGATCAGCATAATAATCAATCCCATTGCGCCGACGAAGATAAACATGCCTCTCCAGGTCATGGTCAGCATAAGCACAGTCAGCAGGGGCGGAGCAATAGCATTGGCAATTTGCGAGCCCGTATTAATAATAGAGGTTGGAAGGCCTCTTTCACTTTTAGCGAACCATCTTTCGGTCACTTTAAGCCCTGATGTGAAGAATGGAGATTCCGATACACCAAGCAGCATACGCATGGCATACAACAGTGAATAGGTATTCACAAAAGCACTGATAATGGTTGCAACAGACCACAGTCCAGAAGCCCATGCGAACATTTTCTTCGGACCGAAGCGGTCAACAAGCCATCCTGCGGGAAGATTAGCCAAAGCATAAGGCCAGAGAAAGGCGGACAGCAGCAGACCCATCTGTGTAGAGGATAGTCCAAATTCCGCTGCGATGGTCGTATTCGCGATACTTAAATTCGATCGGTCCAGATAGTTGACGACGGCCCCAAGCAGAAGCAGCAAAATAATGCCCCAACGCAGACCTGCCTTTTTGGGTTTTCCTGTGGATGTTACATGGTTATTCCCGATTTTGTTCATGAAAGCTCACGCTCCTTGATCTAGGCTGTTTATTAAAAAGGCTGATGCCAAATTAAAAATATGTCATTCAAATCGAGATTGTATGCGTTTACATTTATACTAATCATTAAATTCATTTCGATGATTCCTTAGCTCTGCTGATATGGGCGATTCACAACGATGAGTTCGAAGCTTTCCGGGAAATTCGAAGGTCAGCTATTGATCGTTGTGATGCCGCATATCTTGCCTAATGTGATTTATACAGGCTTAGTCAATCGAGATACTTATATGGAACGTGCCGCCGCAACGGCCTCCAGAAATTCCTTGGCAGCCGCCGTAACTTTACTGTAATCTCCGTCTTTTTGCGCAGCCTTGGTGATATAGCTTCCTACGCCAGCTCCGATGCAGCCAGCTTGTAGCCATTCATGCACATTTTGCGGAGTGACTCCACCAGTAGGAGCGATGGGAGCTTGAGAAAATGGGGCGGTAACCGACTTTACATATTGTGGGCCTAACACTTCGGCCGGGAAAAGTTTAACAATGTCCGCCCCCGCTTCCAACGTCTCCAATACTTCCGTCGGAGTAAAAGCACCACTAATGGTCACGGCCTGATAACGGTTGGCCATTTTGATCATTTCGGGGTTGAGCTGC from Paenibacillus sp. FSL R10-2782 includes the following:
- a CDS encoding MFS transporter, with translation MNKIGNNHVTSTGKPKKAGLRWGIILLLLLGAVVNYLDRSNLSIANTTIAAEFGLSSTQMGLLLSAFLWPYALANLPAGWLVDRFGPKKMFAWASGLWSVATIISAFVNTYSLLYAMRMLLGVSESPFFTSGLKVTERWFAKSERGLPTSIINTGSQIANAIAPPLLTVLMLTMTWRGMFIFVGAMGLIIMLIWLKVYRDPTFAEKQAITQNDMADKSNAVQSETQAPTAKWSSLFKNSSTWFMIIGNFGIMFTIWVYLTWLPSYLEKEQGFTLKETGWIASIPFVAGIIGVLLGGFISDYFIRKGVAPVTSRKIPIVGGAILAAASVAPIPFIDSTVVSIVLLSVGYFASQLPSGVIWTLAADIAPGEQVASLGAIQNFGGFLGAALAPIATGYILDTTGSFNNVFLLGASLLVMGAISYGVFLKKPITRTT
- a CDS encoding bifunctional 2-keto-4-hydroxyglutarate aldolase/2-keto-3-deoxy-6-phosphogluconate aldolase; the protein is MMWKKFNNLKKIADTGIVLIIRLDNEQEALAVAEAAVKGGIKALEITMSVPNALHVIQTLAEKYREEDVLVGAGTILDAETARAAILAGAELLVSPQLNPEMIKMANRYQAVTISGAFTPTEVLETLEAGADIVKLFPAEVLGPQYVKSVTAPFSQAPIAPTGGVTPQNVHEWLQAGCIGAGVGSYITKAAQKDGDYSKVTAAAKEFLEAVAAARSI